From Geitlerinema sp. PCC 9228, one genomic window encodes:
- the apcD gene encoding allophycocyanin subunit alpha-B: protein MSSVVEQVILKADDELRYPSSGELNNIRAFLQTGEQRMRIASTLAESEKKIVDEASKRLWQKRPDFISPGGNAYGNRERNQCLRDFRWYLRLVTYGVLAGDTEVIEKIGLVGVREMYNSLDVPMPGMVEAMRSLKEASLALLSVEDAEATAPYFDYIIQYMAG from the coding sequence ATGTCTAGTGTAGTTGAACAGGTAATTCTCAAAGCCGACGACGAACTCCGCTATCCTTCTAGCGGGGAACTCAATAATATCAGAGCTTTTTTGCAAACTGGCGAACAACGGATGCGCATTGCTTCCACCCTCGCCGAAAGCGAAAAGAAAATCGTAGACGAAGCTAGTAAAAGACTCTGGCAAAAACGTCCTGATTTTATTTCTCCCGGCGGCAACGCCTACGGCAACCGCGAACGCAACCAATGCCTGCGGGATTTTCGCTGGTACCTGCGTTTGGTGACCTACGGCGTTCTCGCTGGCGACACCGAAGTGATTGAAAAAATTGGCTTGGTAGGCGTACGGGAAATGTACAATTCCCTCGACGTTCCCATGCCTGGCATGGTAGAGGCCATGCGTTCTCTCAAGGAAGCTTCTTTGGCACTTCTAAGTGTGGAAGATGCCGAAGCGACAGCACCTTATTTCGATTATATCATTCAGTACATGGCCGGATAG
- the rlmD gene encoding 23S rRNA (uracil(1939)-C(5))-methyltransferase RlmD yields the protein MKSQTWNNHDHRWQPGQQVEILITDVADSGDGVGRVNQQVVFVPQTVTGDRVWVRLVQIKRQYMRGKLLQILSPSPHRVRPSCIVADKCGGCQWQHIAYSHQLEIKQHQVVQTLQRIGKLTDPPVDPILPTEPSLHYRNKATYPLEMSSTGQIKAGYYRQGSHKVVNINQCPIQDSGLDPLLAGIKQDIQKLGWQIYEEKQHQGEIRYLSVRVGSRTGEILLTLVVTHTALKNLEKQANLWMQQYPNLVGVCANINKKRTNTILGKHTDTIAGRSYLQEIFAGYRYNLRSDTFFQVNTATAEALLQEMEKTLPASAELLVDAYCGVGTFTLPLSQRVQRAIAIEMQPEAIELAKQNAAQNHLTNIEFYDSKVEALLPQLQQTPDIVLLDPPRKGCDRSVIETLRQIQPTHIVYVSCKVATLARDLQLLCQDGIYRLQRVQPADFFPQTSHVECAAFLVKNTASP from the coding sequence ATGAAATCCCAGACATGGAACAACCACGACCACCGTTGGCAACCAGGTCAGCAAGTAGAAATACTCATTACCGACGTGGCTGACAGCGGTGATGGGGTTGGTAGGGTCAACCAACAAGTGGTGTTCGTTCCCCAGACCGTAACTGGCGATCGCGTATGGGTCCGTTTGGTCCAAATCAAACGCCAGTACATGCGGGGCAAACTACTACAAATTCTATCACCTTCTCCCCATCGCGTGCGTCCGAGCTGCATTGTGGCGGATAAATGCGGTGGCTGCCAGTGGCAACATATTGCCTATTCCCACCAGCTAGAAATCAAGCAACACCAAGTCGTTCAAACCTTACAACGCATTGGCAAATTGACCGATCCACCGGTTGACCCCATTCTTCCCACCGAACCATCCCTGCACTATCGCAACAAAGCTACCTATCCTTTAGAAATGTCTTCCACCGGACAAATCAAAGCCGGCTACTACCGTCAAGGCAGCCACAAAGTGGTCAATATCAACCAATGTCCCATTCAAGATTCGGGTTTGGACCCCCTATTAGCCGGGATCAAACAAGATATTCAAAAACTGGGATGGCAAATTTACGAGGAAAAGCAGCATCAAGGGGAGATTCGTTACTTATCCGTGCGCGTTGGTAGCCGTACGGGGGAAATCCTATTAACCCTGGTAGTTACCCATACTGCCCTTAAAAATTTAGAAAAACAAGCCAATCTCTGGATGCAGCAATACCCCAACCTGGTTGGCGTGTGCGCAAATATCAACAAAAAACGCACCAATACCATTTTGGGCAAGCATACGGATACAATTGCCGGACGTTCCTACTTACAAGAAATCTTTGCCGGCTACCGCTACAACTTGCGCAGCGATACCTTTTTCCAGGTCAACACCGCCACCGCCGAAGCCTTGCTGCAAGAAATGGAAAAAACCCTGCCTGCTTCTGCCGAGTTGCTGGTGGATGCCTACTGCGGCGTGGGAACCTTTACCCTTCCCCTGTCGCAACGGGTTCAACGCGCGATCGCGATCGAAATGCAACCGGAAGCCATCGAACTCGCCAAACAAAACGCCGCCCAAAACCACTTGACAAATATCGAATTTTATGATTCAAAGGTAGAAGCTTTACTGCCCCAACTGCAGCAAACGCCAGACATTGTCTTGCTAGACCCGCCGCGCAAAGGCTGCGATCGCAGTGTCATCGAAACGCTACGCCAAATCCAACCCACCCACATCGTCTACGTCAGCTGTAAAGTGGCTACCCTAGCGCGAGATTTGCAACTTTTGTGTCAAGATGGAATTTATCGCCTGCAACGGGTACAGCCGGCTGACTTCTTTCCACAAACCTCTCATGTAGAATGCGCGGCTTTTCTCGTCAAAAATACCGCATCGCCATAA
- a CDS encoding E3 ubiquitin ligase family protein produces the protein MPTGVVFGVVLLALAGLLFWWQQKQKHQFHHLQAAKPVSVAELDKLAKRADVEPGEWRHYVKVRGMIRCHQPLRCELKQQKCVYYTMTVRREYEETIPHSHSNGEKNEKLQRQSEIVTTREQATPFSLQDNTGEIAVDPEGAEIDRVKILEEFRPEQVSGILSFGQFRLTVPEIPENQRTIGYRYTEYILPIYRQVLVVGEACQTENGWQLRKPSEPDKQYWITLKTEPELTGVAGQNAKIFFYTAIACAIAGIVSIVLALML, from the coding sequence ATGCCAACCGGTGTCGTTTTCGGGGTTGTGTTGCTGGCCTTGGCTGGCCTATTATTTTGGTGGCAACAAAAACAAAAACATCAGTTTCACCACCTGCAAGCCGCCAAACCGGTAAGTGTTGCCGAACTAGACAAACTTGCCAAACGCGCTGATGTAGAACCCGGCGAATGGCGTCACTACGTCAAAGTTCGGGGAATGATTCGCTGCCACCAACCCTTGCGTTGCGAACTGAAACAACAAAAGTGCGTTTACTATACCATGACCGTACGTCGGGAGTACGAGGAAACCATCCCCCACAGCCATAGCAACGGCGAAAAAAACGAAAAACTCCAACGCCAATCGGAAATTGTCACTACCCGAGAACAAGCAACCCCCTTTTCCCTGCAAGACAATACCGGCGAAATTGCGGTTGACCCGGAAGGGGCAGAGATCGATCGTGTTAAAATTCTAGAAGAATTCCGTCCCGAACAGGTCAGCGGCATTCTCTCCTTCGGCCAATTTCGCCTCACCGTACCGGAAATTCCCGAAAACCAGCGTACCATTGGCTATCGCTATACAGAATATATTCTCCCTATCTACCGCCAAGTTTTGGTGGTTGGCGAAGCTTGTCAAACGGAAAATGGCTGGCAGCTACGAAAACCCAGCGAACCCGATAAGCAATATTGGATTACCCTCAAAACCGAACCGGAACTAACAGGAGTTGCGGGACAAAATGCTAAAATATTTTTCTATACTGCGATCGCGTGTGCCATAGCCGGCATTGTTTCCATCGTACTGGCATTGATGTTGTAA
- a CDS encoding DUF1232 domain-containing protein has product MQAFNKWYRQLLRHPKYRWWVILGTLVYFFSPIDLSPDLLPLLGQIDDVLLLVLLGSGLWNWLQDSLKHAAVNHHNGEESASNQTVSGNSQNPVTIDVDATELDR; this is encoded by the coding sequence ATGCAAGCCTTCAACAAGTGGTATCGCCAACTGCTACGCCATCCCAAATACCGCTGGTGGGTGATTTTGGGAACCCTGGTTTATTTTTTTAGTCCGATTGACTTATCTCCAGACTTGCTACCGCTTTTGGGTCAAATCGACGACGTGTTGTTGCTGGTTTTGTTGGGTTCGGGTTTGTGGAATTGGCTGCAAGATAGCCTCAAACATGCCGCTGTCAATCATCATAATGGGGAAGAATCTGCCAGCAACCAAACAGTTTCGGGAAATTCCCAAAATCCCGTTACCATCGATGTGGACGCTACCGAACTCGACCGCTAA
- a CDS encoding tetratricopeptide repeat protein, producing the protein MTVSTAPSSMPEANPQESATYFQERAEFYLSQGKLEEARTACEQALKIQSDFAPAYKTLGNVVSAQDNLEEAKHWYTKAIECQPDYAPAHANLGSWYAKHQLWHQAIACYHRAIDLQPDFAGAYRNLAKIYHQMEKPKEARQYWLQGILLAPKQASAQTHFTLGIELLQQQDMEKARICFENALQRNPNLPEAHHNLAEILAAQGDTDNAIAHYQQAIALNPKDHRSYQKLAEFYKNQQNWQEAVQAYQQLVELQPEWVWAHYNLGDALANLQQWEAAADAYREATRLQPDFVWSYHRLGKALQNLQQWEAAVETYQRACELQPNFSSFQNLGKCHSKLENWEETVAAYQEALRWDWQQGSVHFHLAQALKKLNKFEAAIGHFAYAKELAPDFPSAYAQLGDALVEFNPYEKAEEVYRQGQHLNPDLPRISEKLETALDYQERLRDRERLQETESVLMQSQEQLHETEETLEQAMEQLRKKHSDWEQAKSELDETREELAQTQAQFDEVLGDLEKTHSQLQETESVLNQSQEQLNETEQTLEQAMEQLRQTRQERDRLQAQVEHQYTYYNAHVKNISQRIFATIQQDSQTSRVSRVAEYCLQGWSGNLLYLGADGGELTQALARLLQRFDGQSDRRLVAVPLQTSTEAFWQTMASYKDVVEVVATDQLPVETIQKGKYCFAMLGNLASSEQYDQAIDAVSPNCQGVIAIDGIQDHREVEQVFQQQSDRTQRQKLYFPLCREGYLLWS; encoded by the coding sequence ATGACTGTATCCACAGCCCCATCATCCATGCCAGAAGCCAATCCCCAAGAAAGCGCCACCTATTTTCAGGAAAGGGCAGAATTTTACCTGTCGCAGGGAAAGTTGGAAGAAGCCAGAACCGCTTGCGAACAGGCGTTGAAAATTCAATCCGATTTTGCCCCAGCCTACAAAACCTTGGGGAACGTTGTCTCGGCCCAAGATAATCTAGAAGAAGCCAAACATTGGTATACCAAGGCGATTGAATGCCAGCCAGACTACGCACCTGCCCACGCCAATTTGGGAAGTTGGTACGCCAAACATCAATTATGGCATCAAGCGATCGCTTGTTACCACCGTGCCATCGATTTGCAGCCGGATTTTGCTGGTGCCTATCGCAATTTAGCCAAAATTTACCACCAAATGGAAAAGCCGAAAGAGGCAAGGCAATACTGGCTGCAAGGAATTTTGTTGGCACCCAAGCAAGCCTCGGCGCAAACCCATTTTACCCTGGGAATAGAACTGCTGCAGCAACAGGATATGGAAAAGGCGCGGATTTGTTTTGAAAATGCCTTGCAGAGAAATCCCAATCTCCCAGAAGCCCACCACAATTTAGCAGAAATTTTAGCAGCCCAGGGCGACACCGACAACGCCATTGCCCATTACCAACAAGCGATCGCGTTAAATCCCAAAGACCATCGCTCCTATCAAAAACTAGCAGAATTTTATAAAAACCAGCAAAACTGGCAGGAAGCAGTGCAAGCTTACCAACAATTAGTAGAATTGCAACCCGAGTGGGTTTGGGCACATTACAATTTAGGAGATGCCCTCGCCAACCTGCAACAGTGGGAAGCTGCCGCCGATGCCTATCGGGAAGCCACACGCTTGCAACCCGATTTCGTTTGGTCGTACCATCGTTTGGGGAAAGCGTTGCAAAACCTGCAGCAGTGGGAAGCAGCGGTGGAAACCTACCAACGCGCCTGCGAGTTGCAGCCGAATTTTTCTTCGTTTCAGAATTTGGGCAAATGCCATTCTAAATTAGAAAATTGGGAAGAAACGGTGGCGGCGTATCAAGAGGCGTTGCGTTGGGATTGGCAGCAGGGAAGCGTTCATTTTCACCTGGCGCAAGCTTTGAAAAAACTCAATAAATTTGAAGCGGCTATCGGGCATTTTGCTTATGCGAAAGAACTAGCGCCAGATTTTCCTTCTGCCTACGCTCAGTTGGGCGATGCGTTGGTGGAATTTAATCCCTACGAAAAAGCAGAAGAAGTTTACAGGCAAGGACAACACCTCAACCCAGACCTGCCGCGAATTAGCGAAAAGCTGGAAACGGCTCTCGACTATCAGGAAAGATTGCGCGATCGCGAACGCTTGCAAGAAACAGAATCGGTTTTGATGCAATCGCAAGAACAGTTGCACGAAACCGAGGAGACATTAGAGCAAGCGATGGAACAGTTGCGCAAGAAACATAGCGACTGGGAACAAGCCAAATCGGAACTCGACGAGACGCGGGAAGAGTTGGCGCAAACGCAGGCGCAATTTGACGAAGTTTTGGGAGATTTGGAAAAAACCCATTCCCAACTGCAAGAAACGGAATCGGTTTTGAACCAATCCCAGGAACAACTCAACGAAACCGAACAAACCCTAGAACAGGCGATGGAACAGTTGCGCCAAACCCGCCAAGAACGCGATCGCTTGCAGGCGCAGGTGGAACACCAATATACTTACTATAATGCCCATGTGAAGAATATCAGCCAGCGGATTTTTGCCACGATTCAGCAGGATTCGCAAACCAGCCGCGTTAGCCGGGTGGCGGAATATTGCTTGCAGGGATGGTCGGGAAATTTGCTGTATTTGGGGGCTGACGGTGGCGAATTGACCCAGGCTTTGGCTAGACTATTACAAAGATTTGATGGGCAAAGCGATCGCCGTTTGGTGGCTGTTCCCCTGCAAACATCTACCGAGGCATTTTGGCAGACCATGGCATCCTACAAAGATGTGGTGGAAGTGGTGGCTACAGACCAGCTACCGGTGGAAACCATTCAAAAAGGAAAATATTGTTTTGCCATGCTGGGAAATTTAGCTAGCAGCGAACAATACGATCAAGCCATAGATGCCGTTTCTCCCAACTGTCAGGGAGTCATTGCTATTGATGGCATTCAAGACCATCGCGAGGTAGAACAGGTGTTTCAACAACAAAGCGATCGTACCCAGCGTCAAAAATTATACTTCCCCTTGTGTCGGGAAGGCTACCTTCTTTGGTCGTAA
- a CDS encoding tetratricopeptide repeat protein — protein MQQSAMLSKVAIDLEKHRWADVIRQCQHFIQFYSQNKIPTHVDVEEIASAYRMLGKAYEGEGKIAPAIASYRQALQIQPDWVDCQLDLAWLYGEAGEIAPAISTYNKILQQYPNWQEVRYNIAHLLQQQGNITAACQQYRQILKGSHESLPVALYVAIHYNLGVCLQDSGLTEAATHSYQQVIRWQPDHINAYNNLGCAWIQLEKYPEAVRTFQTALQFKQPAESTSQAERASLYQNLGKALESWAAADKIQRSRYLGEAAAAYRRVTELQPEKATAYRNLGKILQRQGWHQQAIANFQKAIALDPEDIATYDNCAISWLNTGKPERALECWQQIAAREKKTIQAYCHNNRNLIPQDDLEFAKWKCTQMLASWQDKSQNNQENAQEILVQIYQHLARAMVSYGWYTVGEAYYQTALQLQPAHPDLYAGLGDALVYQKRLAGAIAAYRMGLLYDATHPQLCCHLGHILAAQGFLDAAIATYQQGNLRSHHETCLASPLPTQSASHRDPAIPFAVHRCTAEWLQKQGYEGCYQHWQTATVNPPAPPSKTTDACMGVNCQSCLGRLGRELGRTKIFPGIYKLSASEKLQQGETDLFIAKIPQGRTWISPQKNSWMVCKAIATITPDNLLLDDLSRSYPGELPGCTKRDRTRHEIFRQNSLPPLETINGTVAVVAGLSGHTYFHWMVDILPRLELLRQSGWSFDWLLTNKINQPFQRETLEKVGIPAKKVLTADRYPHIQAQELLVPSFVSSLGWATKRSLAFLRRTFISQPTPKMPKRIYISRQQAKYRKILNEKEVMEILKPLGFVSITLEGRSVAEQATLFAQAEAIVAPHGGGLTNLAFCRQGTKVIELVSPNYIRHYYWVISQQLGLQHYYLPGKEFRCPQLRQLMYQSVLREDILIEPDTLRQMLQVSGLQP, from the coding sequence ATGCAACAGTCAGCAATGCTGTCAAAAGTGGCAATAGACTTAGAAAAGCATCGATGGGCTGATGTCATTCGCCAGTGCCAGCATTTTATTCAATTTTACAGCCAAAACAAGATTCCCACGCATGTGGATGTAGAAGAAATCGCCAGTGCGTATCGCATGTTGGGCAAAGCTTACGAGGGAGAAGGAAAAATTGCGCCAGCTATTGCTTCTTACCGACAGGCTTTGCAAATTCAACCGGATTGGGTGGATTGCCAACTGGATTTGGCTTGGCTGTATGGCGAAGCTGGTGAGATTGCCCCCGCCATCTCTACCTACAATAAGATACTCCAACAATATCCAAACTGGCAAGAAGTTCGCTACAATATTGCCCATCTTTTACAGCAGCAAGGAAATATCACCGCTGCTTGCCAACAGTACCGCCAAATTCTGAAAGGCAGCCATGAGTCGTTGCCGGTTGCCCTCTACGTCGCTATCCACTACAACCTAGGGGTTTGCCTGCAAGATAGCGGTTTGACTGAGGCAGCCACCCACAGCTACCAGCAAGTGATTCGCTGGCAACCAGATCATATAAATGCTTATAATAATTTAGGCTGTGCCTGGATTCAGTTAGAAAAATACCCAGAAGCCGTTCGCACTTTCCAAACAGCACTACAATTCAAACAACCTGCCGAATCGACCAGTCAAGCCGAACGCGCATCTTTATATCAAAATTTGGGGAAAGCACTGGAGAGTTGGGCAGCAGCGGATAAGATACAGCGATCGCGATATTTGGGAGAAGCTGCCGCTGCCTATCGCCGGGTTACCGAACTGCAACCAGAAAAAGCAACCGCCTATCGGAACTTAGGCAAAATTCTCCAACGACAAGGCTGGCACCAACAAGCCATTGCCAACTTTCAAAAAGCGATCGCTCTTGACCCGGAAGACATCGCCACCTACGACAACTGCGCCATTTCTTGGTTAAACACCGGTAAGCCAGAACGCGCCCTCGAATGCTGGCAACAAATTGCCGCGCGAGAAAAGAAAACCATTCAAGCTTACTGCCATAACAATCGAAACCTTATCCCCCAAGACGATTTGGAATTTGCCAAATGGAAATGCACGCAAATGCTGGCTTCCTGGCAAGATAAATCGCAAAATAACCAAGAAAACGCCCAAGAAATTCTCGTTCAAATTTACCAACACCTAGCCCGGGCGATGGTCAGCTACGGCTGGTATACCGTTGGGGAAGCCTACTACCAAACCGCACTGCAACTGCAACCAGCCCATCCAGATTTGTACGCGGGGTTGGGGGATGCCCTAGTATATCAAAAACGATTGGCTGGTGCGATCGCTGCCTACCGCATGGGATTGCTATACGATGCCACCCATCCCCAATTATGCTGCCACCTGGGTCATATTTTAGCAGCCCAAGGCTTTCTCGATGCCGCGATCGCTACCTACCAACAGGGCAACTTGCGATCGCACCACGAAACCTGCCTTGCCTCTCCCCTACCCACCCAATCTGCCAGCCACCGCGACCCTGCCATTCCCTTCGCCGTTCACCGCTGTACCGCCGAATGGCTGCAAAAGCAAGGATACGAAGGCTGCTACCAGCATTGGCAAACCGCCACCGTCAATCCCCCCGCACCGCCATCAAAAACCACCGATGCCTGCATGGGGGTGAACTGCCAATCCTGTCTGGGGCGTTTGGGGCGCGAATTAGGAAGAACCAAGATTTTTCCCGGCATTTACAAGCTCAGTGCCTCGGAAAAATTACAGCAGGGAGAAACCGATTTATTCATCGCTAAAATCCCCCAAGGGCGAACTTGGATATCACCACAAAAAAACTCCTGGATGGTTTGTAAAGCCATTGCCACCATCACGCCAGATAATTTATTGTTAGACGACCTTTCCCGCAGCTATCCCGGAGAACTGCCGGGATGTACAAAACGCGATCGCACCCGACACGAAATTTTTCGCCAAAACAGCTTGCCACCATTAGAAACCATCAACGGTACGGTTGCCGTCGTTGCCGGATTGTCGGGGCATACCTACTTTCACTGGATGGTCGATATTCTACCGCGTTTGGAACTGCTACGCCAGAGTGGTTGGTCCTTTGATTGGCTGCTGACCAATAAAATTAACCAACCCTTCCAGCGGGAAACCCTAGAAAAAGTAGGCATCCCGGCAAAAAAAGTTCTCACCGCCGATCGATACCCACACATCCAAGCCCAAGAATTGCTAGTTCCCTCTTTCGTAAGTTCTTTGGGATGGGCAACCAAGCGATCGCTGGCTTTTTTGCGTCGTACCTTTATTAGCCAGCCAACCCCAAAAATGCCCAAACGCATCTACATAAGTCGCCAGCAAGCCAAATACCGCAAAATCCTCAACGAAAAAGAAGTCATGGAAATTTTAAAACCGTTGGGATTTGTTTCGATAACCTTAGAAGGGCGATCGGTTGCCGAACAAGCAACGCTATTTGCCCAAGCTGAAGCCATTGTAGCACCCCACGGCGGCGGTTTGACCAATTTGGCTTTTTGCCGGCAGGGAACCAAAGTCATCGAACTGGTATCCCCCAACTACATCCGCCATTACTACTGGGTCATCAGCCAGCAGCTAGGCTTGCAGCATTACTATCTGCCGGGAAAAGAATTTCGCTGCCCCCAATTGCGACAGTTAATGTATCAAAGTGTCCTCAGAGAAGATATCCTGATAGAACCAGATACGCTGCGACAGATGCTACAGGTGTCTGGCTTGCAGCCATAA
- a CDS encoding calcium-binding protein, which produces MSDILPANPTQTADTDGTQNAQGGFDLDIQVGAGAQRIAGSTGGDRLASGGGTPQGLSSSDEDTVGASDGSDTVATGTGDDSVFGGAGNDIVNTGQGNDTVDGGVGNDTIWGGQGNDQITDNSGSNFINAGVGDDAVTTGAGNDTIFAFQGNDNINSGGGNDLVFGGQDNDTINAGSGSDTIFGGQQADTISGGDGNDFISGDLGADSITGGQGADTFAFQYYTSTDSEGNEIRFDEVDTVTDFTSGTDKLYIDAQADDDLNPGDTLPAAEFATVAGASDADIDDNEAKIVYDTESGQVYHNPTADSGDLRNVAYLEGEPDLENTDFEFF; this is translated from the coding sequence ATGTCAGACATTCTTCCAGCAAATCCAACGCAAACTGCAGATACAGATGGTACGCAAAACGCCCAGGGCGGTTTTGATCTGGACATTCAAGTGGGTGCCGGTGCCCAGAGAATTGCCGGAAGTACCGGCGGCGATAGATTGGCCTCTGGTGGTGGTACGCCCCAGGGGTTAAGTTCCAGCGACGAAGACACTGTCGGTGCTTCTGACGGAAGCGACACCGTGGCTACCGGTACTGGCGATGACTCCGTTTTTGGCGGTGCAGGAAACGATATCGTCAATACCGGGCAAGGTAACGATACCGTCGATGGTGGTGTCGGTAACGATACAATTTGGGGCGGTCAAGGAAACGACCAAATTACCGATAATAGCGGCAGTAACTTCATCAATGCTGGTGTCGGTGACGATGCGGTGACCACGGGTGCTGGTAACGACACCATTTTTGCTTTCCAAGGAAACGACAACATCAACAGCGGTGGCGGTAATGACCTCGTATTTGGCGGTCAAGACAACGACACCATCAACGCTGGTAGCGGTAGCGACACCATCTTTGGCGGTCAACAAGCCGATACCATCAGCGGTGGAGATGGCAATGACTTCATTTCTGGCGACCTGGGTGCTGACAGCATCACCGGTGGTCAAGGTGCCGACACCTTTGCATTCCAATACTACACCAGTACGGATAGTGAAGGTAATGAAATCCGCTTTGACGAAGTGGATACCGTGACCGACTTCACCTCCGGCACCGACAAATTGTATATCGACGCCCAAGCTGATGACGACCTCAACCCTGGCGACACCTTGCCGGCTGCAGAATTTGCTACGGTTGCTGGTGCTTCCGATGCGGATATCGATGACAACGAAGCCAAGATTGTCTACGATACCGAATCTGGACAGGTTTACCACAATCCTACTGCCGATTCCGGAGACCTACGCAACGTTGCTTACCTAGAAGGCGAACCAGACCTCGAAAATACCGATTTCGAATTCTTCTAA
- a CDS encoding calcium-binding protein has protein sequence MSEVLVNLNDPNTGTSNASGGKDIELDIQASPTGPHRVAGTFNSDRISFNNFSNNSIDIVSAAQGDDVVATGAGNDSIAGGDGNDLMNGGQGSDTLEDGFGNDIIFGGQGDDIISDNAGNNILIGNFGNDSIRGGLDTDIAFGNQGNDTLDGGSGNDSLYGGRDADSLSGGAGNDFLSEDRGSGTLTGGAGSDTFAFNWYGDSEAFAGVDTITDFEPGTDKIAIDANADPGFNPGDTLPASEFSTVSGASDADIDANEAKVVYDQESGSVYYNPSNQSGDLEEVAYLEGEPDLNNTDFEFL, from the coding sequence ATGTCAGAAGTCTTGGTCAATTTGAACGACCCCAACACGGGGACAAGTAATGCCAGTGGGGGGAAAGATATCGAACTGGATATTCAAGCTTCCCCTACCGGACCCCATCGCGTAGCGGGAACCTTCAATAGCGATCGCATTTCCTTTAACAACTTTAGCAACAACAGCATTGATATTGTATCTGCCGCCCAAGGCGACGACGTGGTAGCCACCGGTGCCGGCAACGACTCCATTGCTGGTGGTGACGGCAACGACCTAATGAACGGCGGTCAAGGCAGCGACACCCTCGAAGACGGCTTTGGCAACGATATTATTTTCGGCGGTCAAGGGGACGACATTATCAGCGATAATGCCGGCAACAATATTCTCATCGGCAACTTCGGCAACGACTCCATTCGCGGCGGGTTAGACACCGATATTGCCTTTGGCAACCAAGGCAACGACACCTTAGACGGTGGCAGCGGCAACGATAGCCTATACGGCGGTCGCGATGCCGACTCCCTTTCTGGTGGTGCTGGCAACGACTTTCTATCGGAAGATAGAGGCAGCGGTACCCTCACCGGTGGTGCCGGTTCCGATACGTTTGCCTTCAACTGGTATGGCGACAGCGAAGCCTTTGCCGGTGTGGATACCATCACCGATTTTGAACCCGGTACGGACAAAATTGCCATTGACGCCAATGCCGATCCAGGCTTCAATCCTGGCGATACCCTACCTGCCAGCGAATTTTCCACCGTCAGCGGTGCCAGCGACGCCGACATCGACGCCAACGAAGCCAAAGTGGTTTACGACCAAGAATCCGGTTCGGTTTACTACAACCCCAGCAACCAAAGCGGCGACTTGGAAGAAGTTGCCTATCTAGAAGGAGAACCCGATCTTAATAATACGGACTTTGAATTCCTTTAA
- a CDS encoding DMT family transporter yields MVDFQGELAALSAAAFWAIASLVYARLGQQIAPLLLNLYKGLVAIALLLFTLMLRGVPFWDLSPFPFLWLSLSGVVGIGLGDTAFFNALNALGPRRALLLETLAPPLSAILAFIFLGERLNIRTWTGIFLTILGVAWVISERTPSSHQAPHRWRWGIGYGLLATVAQAVGAVLSRMALNETAVSPLVSASIRLVAGVLTILPLLWLARPPSHLLWKPLQSVKAGLAVVLAAFFSTYLGIWLQQTSLKLAPAGIAQTLSATSPLFVLPLAAWMGDRVSLRAILGALVAIAGIGLLFVSRSG; encoded by the coding sequence ATGGTTGATTTTCAGGGAGAACTCGCTGCTCTGAGTGCGGCGGCTTTTTGGGCGATCGCGTCTTTGGTATACGCCCGGTTGGGACAGCAAATCGCCCCGTTGCTGCTAAATTTGTATAAAGGATTGGTCGCGATCGCTCTGTTGCTGTTCACCCTGATGCTGCGGGGAGTTCCGTTTTGGGATCTATCCCCTTTTCCCTTTCTCTGGCTGTCTCTCAGCGGTGTTGTTGGCATTGGTTTGGGGGATACAGCCTTTTTCAATGCCTTAAATGCCCTCGGACCCAGGCGTGCTTTGCTCCTAGAAACCCTGGCACCACCCCTGAGCGCGATTCTCGCTTTCATTTTTCTAGGAGAAAGGCTAAATATCCGGACTTGGACGGGAATTTTCTTGACCATCCTCGGCGTAGCGTGGGTCATTAGCGAACGCACCCCTAGCAGCCATCAAGCTCCCCATCGGTGGCGGTGGGGGATTGGTTATGGCTTGTTGGCAACGGTGGCACAAGCAGTGGGTGCCGTCCTGTCGCGAATGGCTCTCAACGAAACCGCTGTTTCCCCGCTGGTGAGTGCTTCTATTCGTTTGGTAGCGGGCGTTTTGACGATTTTGCCCCTGCTGTGGCTGGCCCGACCACCTAGCCATTTATTGTGGAAACCCCTACAATCGGTAAAGGCTGGTTTGGCAGTTGTGCTGGCGGCGTTTTTTAGTACCTATTTGGGGATTTGGCTGCAGCAAACTTCCCTGAAACTAGCACCGGCGGGCATTGCCCAAACGTTAAGCGCCACCAGTCCTTTGTTTGTTTTGCCTCTGGCTGCTTGGATGGGCGATCGCGTGAGCCTGCGTGCTATTTTAGGGGCGTTGGTGGCGATCGCAGGAATTGGCTTGTTGTTTGTCAGTCGATCGGGTTGA